In a genomic window of Amyelois transitella isolate CPQ chromosome 29, ilAmyTran1.1, whole genome shotgun sequence:
- the LOC106133181 gene encoding uncharacterized protein LOC106133181 codes for MDSPKIVYKYYSNPAFCAQSEVIFAQKQCMTKIVAPNRRMSPLGGNSPRKHVETRIMRTDISDNPLRMSPAGARRDEPPELPPKPAKFQARNFQRQSSLVYKPTRTVRCRTRSEDLEMAQLKQERRSKYDRNAESDDGLEDSRYKHRYEVIKDDIYEGMDYSPTKKRIIEADAADIEEYNVDGPDDNELKEIPTEIVKTVNGKTHRYAIVPSDDDEPVPEPVRRNNVTFSSPMMSTKNLIATQKLHELLSTPRKLKSYASQPSVHVTPNKSSLSPNRYNSNTPNKILSSTPTKGVTPSKSCANLTSRSLVTSPISPRAQQKLHYGLPDEFNRTDVFVTSFREKSHDRSLDLDRRNVSRDSRRVKEQKKDRTTAVITPRVAAPAPSVYSDDTYKSFSFVKTGGSRASLTVAAMMLTLSGGLTTGLSFFMMYAMGRRYYLDFGVFSGFTCFLLGLLGCRSRRRHLLPNRNYISGYIVLSSFSLLSAGGLIMLLTLDPKPGTPLSDITSGAVCGVSVLSLALAALGVFASYCCARDPPDNRVGSATWY; via the exons ATGGATTCTCCGAAGATTGtctacaaatattattctaaCCCAGCATTTTGCGCTCAAAGTGAAGTCATTTTCGCTCAAAAACAATGCATGACCAAGATTGTAGCACCCAACCGACGAATGTCACCTTTAGGGGGCAACTCTCCAAGAAAACATGTTGAAACACGAATCATGAGGACCGATATCTCAGATAATCCTCTAAGGATGTCTCCAGCTGGAGCAAGACGCGATGAACCACCGGAATTACCACCAAAACCGGCCAAATTTCAAGCCAGAAACTTCCAAAGACAATCATCTTTAGTGTACAAACCTACAAGAACAGTGAGATGTCGAACTAGAAGCGAAGATCTTGAAATGGCCCAGTTAAAACAAGAGAGGAGATCAAAATACGACAGAAATGCCGAAAGCGATGATGGACTAGAAGATAGTAGATATAAACATAGATACGAAGTCATTAAGGATGATATATATGAAGGCATGGATTATTCCCCAACGAAGAAAAGGATAATAGAAGCTGATGCTGCAGACATTGAGGAATATAACGTAGACGGGCCAGATGATAACGAACTGAAAGAAATTCCAACGGAAATTGTCAAAACAGTGAATGGTAAGACTCACAGATACGCCATAGTGCCTTCGGACGACGACGAACCGGTACCAGAGCCCGTACGACGGAACAATGTGACATTTTCGTCTCCAATGATGTCCACGAAGAATTTAATAGCGACACAGAAGTTACACGAACTTTTGTCCACGCCCAGGAAGTTAAAAAGCTACGCAAGCCAACCATCAGTGCATGTGACCCCAAATAAATCTTCGCTTAGTCCAAACAGATACAATTCGAATACtcctaataaaattttgtccaGTACACCAACAAAAGGTGTGACTCCGTCTAAATCTTGTGCTAATCTTACTTCAAGAAGTCTAGTTACTTCGCCAATTTCGCCAAGGGCTCAACAAAAGCTACATTACGGATTGCCAGATGAATTTAACAGGACAGATGTTTTTGTAACTAGTTTTAGGGAAAAGAGTCACGATAGGAGTTTAGATTTAGATAGGAGAAATGTGAGTAGAGATAGCAGAAGGGTAAAGGAACAGAAGAAGGATAGGACGACTGCTGTGATCACGCCAAG AGTGGCTGCGCCCGCGCCTTCCGTCTACTCGGACGACACCTACAAATCGTTTTCTTTCGTCAAGACCGGGGGCTCTAGGGCTTCGCTGACCGTCGCCGCCATGATGCTGACCCTCAGTGGAGGCCTAACCACTGGCCTTAGCTTCTTTATGATGTATGCT ATGGGTCGCCGTTATTACCTAGACTTTGGCGTGTTTTCCGGCTTCACTTGCTTTTTGTTGGGGCTGCTAGGTTGCAGGTCGAGGAGGAGGCACCTTCTGCCTAATAGGAATTATATATCAG GGTACATAGTCCTCTCATCGTTCTCGCTGCTCAGCGCGGGCGGGCTCATCATGCTGTTGACACTGGACCCGAAGCCTGGCACCCCGCTCAGTGACATCACGTCGGGAGCCGTCTGCGGAGTAAGCGTGCTCTCATTAGCTCTGGCAGCGCTTGGAGTCTTCGCCTCTTACTGCTGTGCCAGAGACCCGCCCGATAATAGAGTCGGCAGTGCTACGTGGTATTGA